Proteins co-encoded in one Streptococcus pyogenes genomic window:
- a CDS encoding Fic family protein, with protein MKPPFTVTNTMLNKVVEISKIIGNLELQVQKDLKLRKENRIQSIHSSLAIEQNSLTVEQITAIIDGKRVLGNPREIREVKNAYEAYEEILTLTPYDESHFFKMKKFQQYIYR; from the coding sequence ATGAAACCACCTTTTACAGTTACGAATACCATGTTAAATAAGGTAGTAGAGATTTCTAAAATTATTGGTAATTTAGAATTACAAGTACAGAAAGATTTAAAATTAAGAAAAGAAAATCGTATTCAGTCTATTCACTCATCACTCGCTATTGAACAAAATTCTTTAACAGTAGAACAAATAACAGCCATTATTGATGGGAAAAGAGTGTTAGGGAACCCCCGTGAGATAAGAGAAGTAAAAAACGCTTATGAAGCTTATGAAGAAATTTTAACGCTAACTCCCTATGATGAATCACATTTTTTTAAAATGAAGAAATTTCAACAGTACATTTACCGATAA
- a CDS encoding asparagine synthetase A → MGLGSDSLPVKISLFDVDTYLADSMQFHLEYILRLFPKSGVHYLMPTFRGEAVDHRHLSQFYHSECEIEGDLHYVMNLVDRYIKFLVSEILRECRDSIFAITKDVSHLESFIDRKIPIITFEEACTILENEIDSLEYNDEHHFYVLTDVGEKKLMEHFEGVVWVKNYPCKSVLFYQRFSTDHLFAYNADLLLGIGETVGCGERCETYEEVVENMNYLQVDASEYSWYLEMKKTRPMKSSGFGLGVERLIAWILKCDDVRKVQLISRENGIDYLP, encoded by the coding sequence ATGGGGTTGGGGAGTGATTCGCTACCTGTAAAAATTTCCTTATTTGATGTTGATACCTATCTTGCAGATTCGATGCAGTTTCACTTAGAGTATATACTTAGACTTTTTCCAAAGTCAGGAGTTCATTACTTAATGCCTACTTTTAGAGGAGAAGCAGTAGATCATCGACATTTATCGCAATTTTATCATAGTGAGTGTGAGATAGAGGGAGATTTACACTATGTGATGAATTTAGTGGATAGATATATTAAGTTTCTGGTTAGTGAAATTCTTAGAGAGTGTCGAGATAGTATTTTTGCTATAACAAAAGATGTAAGTCATTTGGAAAGTTTTATTGATCGAAAGATACCAATTATTACGTTTGAAGAGGCTTGTACTATATTGGAAAATGAAATAGATTCATTGGAATATAATGATGAACATCATTTTTATGTGTTAACAGATGTTGGGGAAAAGAAATTAATGGAACATTTTGAGGGAGTAGTTTGGGTAAAAAATTATCCCTGTAAAAGTGTCCTTTTTTATCAAAGGTTCTCAACAGATCATCTATTTGCCTATAATGCAGATTTGTTGTTAGGAATAGGCGAAACTGTAGGTTGTGGAGAAAGATGCGAAACATATGAAGAAGTTGTAGAAAATATGAATTATTTACAAGTAGATGCTTCTGAATATAGTTGGTATTTAGAAATGAAAAAAACAAGACCTATGAAATCTTCAGGATTTGGTTTAGGAGTAGAGCGTTTAATAGCGTGGATATTGAAGTGCGATGATGTTCGAAAAGTTCAATTAATCAGTAGAGAAAATGGGATTGATTATTTACCATAA
- a CDS encoding ATP-grasp domain-containing protein, producing MKKNILIVGGGPEITICYDLINNSTEYNFFSVSEIPTMYPELFVETIETSFRNFGKTIEQIKELKYSIDAVACWDEALTHIADDISKELGLNPISSLDSQSFRFKDRMRMVCEAGGLKMPKYKIINQFSDTNKIINWKYPLIVKPTSFLASIGVKKVYNFSELQQAVSQMLNVKFPVYIASGVYELGELYNLEPRVLVEEFIDGEEYSLESVVRNGIYTPLGITKKIVDEKLFMDEIGHIFPSNLNKEEKSRVYSWAEKLHQILQLNHITTHTEFRIGRNGDIILIEIGARIGGDCIPNLMKNSFIVKGFDFYNTYLKARLGLQEELNTDTNKFSGIVFFRLNPENYGKIFNGVSYDAPKTSLIFEEKIYKKEGTVLPNPINWSNERVGYVCLENKEYAVLEKEMKEILKSLSIE from the coding sequence ATGAAAAAGAATATTTTAATTGTAGGTGGAGGTCCAGAGATAACTATATGTTATGATTTAATTAACAATAGTACGGAGTATAATTTCTTTTCAGTATCAGAAATTCCTACGATGTATCCAGAGTTGTTTGTAGAAACAATTGAAACCAGCTTTAGAAATTTTGGAAAGACGATTGAACAAATTAAAGAGCTCAAATATTCTATTGATGCTGTTGCTTGTTGGGATGAAGCTTTAACGCATATAGCTGATGATATTTCAAAAGAATTAGGATTGAACCCTATTTCATCGCTAGATTCTCAATCATTCAGGTTTAAAGATCGAATGAGAATGGTATGTGAAGCTGGTGGACTAAAAATGCCCAAATATAAAATTATCAATCAATTTTCAGATACAAATAAAATAATCAATTGGAAATATCCATTAATAGTGAAACCAACCTCTTTTTTAGCAAGTATAGGAGTGAAAAAAGTTTATAATTTTTCAGAATTACAACAAGCAGTTTCTCAAATGCTTAATGTAAAATTTCCGGTTTACATAGCTTCAGGGGTATATGAATTGGGGGAATTATATAATTTAGAACCTAGAGTTTTGGTGGAAGAGTTTATTGATGGAGAAGAATATAGCTTAGAGAGCGTGGTAAGAAATGGAATCTATACACCTCTAGGGATAACTAAAAAAATAGTGGATGAAAAATTATTTATGGATGAAATAGGCCATATTTTCCCTTCAAATTTAAACAAAGAAGAAAAAAGTAGAGTATATTCTTGGGCAGAAAAATTACATCAAATTTTGCAATTAAATCATATTACGACTCATACAGAATTTAGAATTGGAAGAAATGGAGATATTATTTTAATAGAAATTGGAGCAAGAATCGGTGGAGATTGTATTCCAAACTTAATGAAAAACAGCTTTATAGTCAAGGGATTTGATTTTTATAATACTTATTTAAAAGCTAGACTAGGTTTACAAGAAGAGTTAAATACAGACACTAATAAGTTTTCAGGAATTGTATTTTTCAGACTCAATCCAGAGAATTACGGAAAAATATTTAATGGAGTGAGTTACGATGCACCTAAAACTTCACTAATATTTGAAGAAAAGATATATAAAAAGGAAGGAACTGTATTGCCAAATCCGATTAATTGGAGTAATGAGAGAGTAGGATATGTCTGTTTGGAAAACAAGGAATACGCTGTGCTAGAAAAGGAGATGAAAGAAATATTAAAATCATTGTCAATAGAGTAA
- a CDS encoding S66 peptidase family protein yields the protein MCSPSYPGTFHYQKRYKRGVEFLQNKGFTIVEGNLTGKEGYRGEISGGVQDRAEELNQLIPRVDVIMTSIGGYNSNSVLKYIDYDLFKQKSPIFIGYSDTTALALALYKKTGCITYLSQSVISNFGEFEPFNELNYFYFDFMLQSKCETLMVQIPDVWTDEWINWETYERTKKTNKNEWIIFNKGEFNGTLIGGNLDTIVGIIGTEYMPKITEDTILLLEDVYTDLGRLYRNFTTLALHGIFDKIGGLIISKFETIGENSDVINDIINEFVGHRKIPILLNFDCGHTHPSCLMPIGGKITLSLS from the coding sequence ATTTGTTCACCCTCCTATCCGGGGACATTTCATTATCAGAAACGATATAAGAGAGGAGTAGAATTTTTACAAAATAAAGGATTTACTATAGTAGAGGGAAATTTAACAGGAAAAGAAGGTTATAGAGGGGAAATTTCAGGAGGAGTTCAAGACAGAGCTGAAGAATTAAATCAACTTATTCCGCGTGTGGATGTCATCATGACTTCCATAGGTGGCTACAATTCTAATTCTGTATTAAAGTATATAGACTACGATCTATTTAAACAGAAATCTCCTATCTTTATTGGATATTCTGACACAACAGCTCTTGCTTTAGCCTTATATAAAAAGACTGGATGTATAACTTACCTGTCTCAGAGCGTTATCTCTAATTTTGGAGAGTTTGAACCGTTTAATGAATTAAATTATTTCTATTTTGACTTCATGCTTCAGAGTAAGTGCGAAACCTTAATGGTACAAATACCAGATGTTTGGACGGATGAGTGGATAAATTGGGAAACCTATGAAAGAACCAAAAAAACAAATAAAAATGAGTGGATTATTTTTAACAAAGGTGAATTTAATGGTACTTTGATCGGAGGAAATCTCGATACCATTGTAGGAATAATAGGAACTGAGTATATGCCAAAAATAACAGAGGATACCATACTCTTGTTAGAAGATGTATATACGGATCTAGGAAGACTATATAGGAATTTCACAACGCTTGCCTTACATGGTATTTTTGATAAAATAGGAGGACTTATTATTTCAAAATTTGAAACAATAGGGGAAAATAGCGATGTTATTAATGATATCATTAATGAATTTGTAGGGCATAGAAAGATTCCTATTTTATTGAATTTTGATTGTGGTCATACCCATCCTAGCTGTTTAATGCCTATTGGTGGTAAAATTACGTTGAGTTTAAGCTAA